From a region of the Nonlabens sp. Hel1_33_55 genome:
- a CDS encoding efflux transporter outer membrane subunit encodes MKNIFLLLLLSFVTHSCLITKNYQKPELDVPVVYRDFKEVDSTSMASVPYELFFKDILLLGYIDEALINNYDLRLSLQNVYRSQALYQQGRAGYLPTLNVDATVTSSDFSDNSFQGQQARQGNQSSNGNIPSRIEQYDLTGTLDWEVDLWGGITSNKRATAAAYLQSEAGQRLVKTSIISNVASQYYLLMALDEQLETALKAVDARQRSYEITQKLKKAGLEREVVVQQSGSQLKIAELLALDLELQIKVAENAFSVLLGKNPQQISRSELVDVFMDREINMGLPSQLLRNRPDVIQAEFNLINAFELENVARADFYPQLNLGASAGFRSVNASNWISSASLFNSLVAGLAQPILNNRRIRTNYEVAQINKKTASLDFKQTLLNAYQEVNDAWFTQNSLEEQYKILQEQVLFLDNATDYSFRLYQSGLSSYLEVLIADSNRLNAQIELINLKLDQLNATVELYRALGGGWNKVIVPVDTMLSNEKEKDE; translated from the coding sequence TTGAAAAACATTTTCCTACTACTACTTCTATCCTTTGTGACTCACTCGTGTTTGATAACTAAAAATTATCAAAAGCCAGAGCTTGATGTCCCTGTGGTTTATAGAGACTTCAAAGAAGTAGATTCTACATCTATGGCTTCGGTTCCTTATGAATTGTTCTTCAAGGATATTTTGTTGTTGGGCTACATCGATGAAGCGCTCATAAATAATTACGACTTGAGATTGTCGCTTCAAAATGTTTATAGATCACAGGCACTTTATCAACAGGGACGAGCAGGATATTTGCCTACCTTGAATGTAGATGCTACAGTGACTTCATCAGACTTTAGCGATAATAGTTTTCAGGGACAACAGGCCCGTCAAGGAAACCAATCCAGTAATGGTAATATTCCATCCCGCATTGAACAATATGACTTAACGGGAACACTGGATTGGGAAGTTGATCTTTGGGGCGGTATCACCAGCAATAAAAGAGCAACGGCAGCCGCTTATTTACAGAGCGAGGCTGGACAACGACTGGTTAAAACCTCCATAATTTCAAATGTTGCCTCGCAATATTATCTGCTTATGGCTCTTGATGAACAACTGGAAACAGCTCTTAAGGCAGTGGATGCAAGACAAAGAAGCTATGAAATCACACAGAAGCTAAAAAAAGCAGGTTTAGAACGTGAGGTTGTGGTGCAGCAATCCGGTTCTCAACTAAAAATTGCGGAATTATTGGCACTGGATCTCGAGTTACAAATCAAGGTTGCAGAAAATGCCTTCAGCGTGCTGTTGGGAAAAAACCCTCAACAGATTTCCCGCAGTGAGTTGGTTGATGTGTTCATGGACAGAGAAATAAACATGGGATTGCCATCGCAGTTATTGAGAAACAGACCTGACGTGATACAGGCAGAATTTAACCTGATCAACGCTTTTGAATTGGAAAACGTAGCTCGGGCAGATTTTTATCCGCAGTTAAATCTTGGGGCTTCAGCGGGTTTTAGAAGTGTGAATGCCAGTAACTGGATAAGCAGTGCCTCGTTGTTTAACTCGCTGGTAGCAGGTCTGGCACAGCCCATTTTGAATAATAGAAGGATAAGAACAAATTATGAGGTAGCTCAGATCAATAAGAAAACCGCATCTCTCGACTTCAAACAAACCTTGCTCAATGCATATCAGGAAGTAAACGATGCGTGGTTCACTCAAAATTCTCTAGAAGAACAATACAAAATACTTCAGGAACAGGTGCTATTTCTTGATAACGCCACAGACTATTCGTTCCGCCTATATCAAAGCGGACTTTCCAGTTATCTCGAGGTGCTCATAGCAGACTCCAACCGACTCAATGCTCAGATAGAATTGATAAACCTTAAACTGGATCAGCTCAATGCTACGGTAGAGTTGTACCGTGCTTTGGGCGGTGGCTGGAATAAAGTGATCGTTCCTGTAGATACCATGTTGTCTAATGAAAAGGAAAAGGATGAATGA
- a CDS encoding efflux RND transporter periplasmic adaptor subunit has product MKINYSFAFSCLTVFALFFSCSDEKKEQRIPQLPVLKVEKRTVNDTTIFPANVEGVKNIEIRPKIEGFIERIYVDEGAYVQKGDLLFELEAEPLQADAQAARDAIGIARADRYDAQVDVDKLVPLVEEGIISEVELKKAQAGLAQANSRLKESENVYRSAQRTSDYKSIKSPVTGRINSLPYRLGSLVGPTNNLPLTTVSQNDSVFVYFSMDEKDYVAFLDETRGTSLQEKIANFPEVVFELSNGNNYKQKGRIQTTTGTINSSTGSITFRAIFPNPDGKLTDGYSGLLKIPIKYSDVVVVPAESTYKEQTLTYLFRVANQDTIYNTLVNIEKRVGNVIIVNSGIKVGDTILAKGLGKVQDSAKIKPKLIALDSVLGNVKKAFRNE; this is encoded by the coding sequence ATGAAGATTAATTACAGTTTTGCTTTTTCCTGCCTGACGGTGTTTGCGCTATTCTTTTCTTGTTCTGACGAGAAAAAAGAGCAGCGAATACCTCAATTACCCGTTCTTAAAGTTGAAAAGAGAACCGTCAACGATACTACCATCTTTCCTGCTAATGTTGAAGGTGTTAAAAACATAGAAATCAGGCCTAAAATTGAAGGATTCATAGAAAGAATTTATGTGGATGAAGGCGCTTATGTTCAAAAAGGTGACTTGCTGTTTGAACTGGAAGCTGAACCTTTGCAGGCAGACGCACAAGCAGCACGAGATGCTATAGGTATTGCCCGTGCAGACCGTTATGATGCACAGGTGGACGTTGATAAATTGGTACCACTTGTTGAAGAAGGTATCATTAGCGAGGTAGAACTTAAGAAAGCTCAAGCCGGCCTTGCTCAGGCAAACTCTAGATTGAAAGAAAGCGAAAATGTCTATCGCAGCGCACAGCGCACGTCAGACTACAAATCGATCAAGAGCCCTGTAACGGGTCGTATAAATTCATTGCCCTATCGATTAGGATCACTTGTGGGGCCTACCAATAACCTTCCGTTGACTACGGTAAGCCAGAACGATAGCGTTTTTGTGTATTTTTCTATGGATGAAAAAGATTATGTTGCTTTTCTTGATGAGACTAGAGGAACTTCTCTACAAGAAAAGATCGCAAATTTTCCAGAGGTAGTTTTTGAATTGTCTAACGGCAATAACTACAAGCAAAAAGGAAGGATTCAGACAACAACTGGAACCATTAATAGTTCTACGGGAAGCATCACCTTTAGAGCTATTTTCCCAAATCCCGATGGTAAGCTTACAGATGGTTATAGTGGTCTTTTAAAAATACCTATTAAATACAGTGACGTTGTTGTAGTGCCTGCAGAATCTACTTATAAAGAACAAACGCTTACCTATCTCTTTAGGGTCGCTAATCAGGATACGATTTACAATACGCTGGTCAATATAGAAAAACGGGTTGGAAATGTGATTATCGTGAATTCTGGGATTAAGGTAGGTGATACAATTCTCGCCAAGGGACTAGGTAAAGTGCAGGATAGTGCCAAGATAAAACCAAAACTTATCGCATTGGATAGTGTGTTAGGGAATGTAAAAAAAGCTTTTAGGAATGAATAA
- a CDS encoding efflux RND transporter permease subunit translates to MNKFLKTFIDNPVLSTVISIVVVILGILGFNNLPVTQYPQIAPPTVEVTATFPGAGAQTILESVVVPLEQEINGVQGIDYITSTASNSGNATITIFFKQGTDPDIAAVNVQNRVARANPLLPAEVINSGIVTQKKQNSSLMYLSFRTTTDDFDEVFVQNYVDIKVVPVLQRIEGVAQISSSSGKSYTMRIWIKPDKLAAYDLQPSDVLTALNEQSIEAAPGTLGQNSGSSFEYALQYQGRFSSIEEYQDIVLKTLDDNQYLTLKQVADIELDAFSYTSISETNGERSIGLGIFQSPGSNAQKVIKDLEAELDRLAADFPKGMDYIIDYNINDFLEASISNLINTFLLAFALVFVVVFIFLQDIRTTIIPAIAVPVSVVGTFFFLNLLGYSLNLLTLFALILAIGIVVDDAIVVTEAVKSKMEKGEKSARKASIDAMKEISGAIVATTLVMAAVFIPVTFLTGPTGIFFEQFGVTLIISILISSINALTLSPALSALILKPKDDEDKDKNFLRRFFHGFNQKFDQLKDRYESILTKLSSKLIITGAVLAVAVVAIFFINNKLPKGFVPTEDKGVVFANVTLPDGASMDRTYQIMADFSEQAKEIDGVESISFSTGSNFFNGTGGSYALAYLPLQKWSKRDTDSLSINSIIKQLNGIAQSFPDAQMTFFQPAQVPGYSGSGGFSFNVLSESGASLDDLNEETKNLTARLNQRQEIAMARATFSNQFPQYQIELDLPKIKAAGINANTVLESLQGYIGGIYASNFSKFGRQYKVYVQALPEYRRTKEDFKKIFVRNDMGEMAPITEFFTLKEINGAQSINRFNLFNAIGVNGSIAEGYSTGDAIAIIREEAQDLKRGYSLGFNGLTREEIEAEGQLQVILVLSLIFMYFFLAVQYKSYIIPFAVILSLPLGVLGSYLFTYLFGLENNIYFRIALIMLVGLLAKNAILIVEFGQQKRRDGESIKDAAIQAARERLRPVLMTSIAFIAGMVPLIIASGVGAKGNRSIGTGAAGGLFFGTILLIIFVPMLFIVFQNLHEKTVGKLFTEDEEDE, encoded by the coding sequence ATGAATAAGTTCCTCAAAACATTTATTGATAATCCAGTTTTATCAACCGTGATTTCAATTGTGGTTGTAATTCTGGGAATATTGGGTTTCAATAACTTGCCGGTTACTCAGTACCCTCAAATTGCACCGCCAACCGTTGAGGTGACAGCGACCTTCCCAGGTGCAGGTGCGCAGACCATCCTGGAGAGTGTTGTGGTACCACTTGAACAAGAAATTAATGGGGTGCAAGGTATTGACTACATAACCTCTACTGCAAGTAATAGCGGTAATGCAACTATTACCATTTTCTTCAAGCAAGGAACCGATCCGGATATTGCAGCTGTTAATGTTCAAAACCGTGTAGCAAGAGCTAACCCTCTACTTCCTGCAGAGGTTATTAATAGTGGTATCGTTACTCAAAAAAAGCAGAACAGTTCGTTGATGTATCTATCCTTTAGAACTACAACTGATGATTTTGATGAGGTTTTTGTTCAGAATTATGTTGATATCAAGGTAGTTCCAGTTCTTCAAAGAATTGAAGGCGTAGCTCAAATTTCATCCAGTAGTGGAAAATCCTATACCATGCGCATCTGGATAAAGCCTGATAAACTTGCTGCATATGACTTACAACCATCAGATGTTTTAACTGCCTTGAATGAGCAGAGCATAGAGGCGGCTCCAGGTACGTTGGGGCAAAATTCAGGTTCTTCCTTTGAATATGCTCTACAGTATCAGGGACGTTTCAGTTCAATTGAAGAATACCAGGATATCGTGCTTAAAACCCTAGATGATAACCAGTATTTGACACTCAAACAGGTTGCAGACATTGAGCTGGATGCATTTAGTTATACCTCTATCTCAGAAACCAATGGAGAGCGGTCTATAGGTCTAGGAATATTTCAGTCCCCAGGTTCTAATGCCCAAAAAGTTATTAAAGATCTCGAAGCAGAACTCGATAGGCTTGCAGCAGATTTCCCCAAAGGGATGGATTATATCATTGACTATAATATCAATGATTTCCTAGAAGCATCGATCAGCAATCTGATAAATACTTTTCTGCTTGCTTTTGCATTAGTTTTTGTGGTGGTTTTTATCTTTCTTCAAGATATACGTACGACAATTATCCCAGCCATAGCAGTTCCAGTATCTGTAGTGGGAACATTTTTCTTTTTAAACTTGTTGGGTTACTCCTTAAATCTTCTCACATTATTTGCCTTAATTCTAGCCATAGGTATTGTTGTTGACGATGCTATTGTAGTTACAGAAGCCGTTAAATCAAAAATGGAAAAAGGTGAAAAAAGCGCAAGAAAGGCTAGTATAGATGCGATGAAAGAAATATCGGGAGCTATTGTAGCTACAACGCTCGTGATGGCTGCCGTATTTATTCCGGTAACTTTTTTAACGGGACCTACCGGAATATTCTTTGAGCAATTTGGAGTAACGTTGATTATTTCAATACTAATTTCATCCATTAATGCACTTACGTTGAGTCCTGCACTAAGCGCTTTAATTTTGAAGCCTAAGGATGATGAGGACAAAGACAAAAACTTTTTAAGACGTTTCTTCCATGGATTCAACCAGAAGTTTGACCAATTGAAAGACCGCTATGAAAGCATTCTAACAAAACTGAGCAGTAAGCTAATCATAACGGGTGCCGTTCTTGCTGTTGCTGTAGTTGCTATATTTTTTATCAATAATAAACTGCCTAAAGGATTCGTACCAACCGAAGATAAAGGAGTGGTCTTTGCAAATGTCACCTTGCCTGATGGTGCCTCCATGGATCGCACTTATCAAATTATGGCAGACTTTAGTGAACAAGCTAAAGAGATAGATGGAGTTGAATCCATATCGTTTTCAACAGGTTCTAACTTTTTCAATGGTACTGGAGGCTCTTATGCCTTAGCGTACCTTCCTTTACAGAAATGGAGTAAAAGAGATACTGATTCTTTGTCTATCAATTCTATTATAAAACAACTTAACGGTATAGCTCAATCATTTCCTGATGCGCAAATGACTTTTTTCCAACCGGCGCAAGTGCCGGGTTACAGTGGTTCTGGTGGTTTCTCATTTAATGTCCTGAGTGAGAGCGGTGCGTCGCTAGATGATTTGAACGAGGAAACCAAAAACCTTACCGCTCGTCTCAACCAACGACAGGAGATTGCCATGGCTAGAGCAACGTTTAGCAACCAGTTCCCTCAATATCAGATAGAGTTGGATTTACCCAAGATTAAGGCAGCAGGAATTAATGCAAATACAGTATTGGAATCATTACAAGGTTATATAGGCGGGATTTACGCTTCCAATTTTAGCAAATTCGGTAGACAGTATAAAGTTTACGTACAAGCTCTTCCAGAGTATCGCAGGACAAAAGAAGATTTTAAAAAGATCTTTGTGCGCAATGATATGGGAGAAATGGCGCCCATTACAGAATTCTTCACGTTAAAGGAAATAAACGGAGCTCAATCTATCAATAGATTTAATTTGTTCAATGCTATAGGCGTCAATGGGTCCATTGCTGAAGGTTATAGTACGGGTGATGCTATTGCTATAATTAGGGAAGAAGCCCAAGATTTGAAACGCGGCTATAGCTTAGGATTTAATGGTTTGACTAGAGAAGAAATAGAGGCGGAAGGTCAGTTACAGGTAATACTTGTTCTTAGTTTGATATTCATGTACTTTTTTCTCGCTGTTCAATACAAAAGCTACATCATTCCATTTGCGGTAATTCTTTCTCTGCCGCTAGGTGTACTCGGTTCTTATCTGTTTACGTACCTATTCGGTTTAGAAAATAATATTTATTTCAGGATTGCATTGATCATGCTGGTCGGTCTGCTAGCTAAAAACGCCATTCTTATAGTAGAGTTTGGACAGCAGAAAAGGAGAGATGGCGAGTCCATCAAGGATGCTGCTATCCAAGCGGCAAGAGAACGATTAAGACCCGTTTTAATGACCTCCATCGCATTTATTGCTGGTATGGTTCCTTTAATTATTGCATCTGGTGTAGGTGCTAAAGGGAACAGATCCATAGGAACCGGTGCTGCAGGAGGTTTGTTTTTTGGAACCATTCTGCTGATTATTTTTGTCCCAATGCTATTCATAGTTTTTCAAAATCTGCATGAGAAAACGGTAGGAAAATTGTTTACGGAAGATGAAGAAGATGAATAA
- a CDS encoding GSCFA domain-containing protein → MKLTTSFEIDKIARPIDHNSQVVLLGSCFAQHIGDKLSYNAFQSVVNPFGVIFNPHSIAVLVEKSLKGDFKMDDVAGKFSYLAHSDLNGESSNETLENLKRAGNILKNQLSKASHLIITLGTSWIYELKESSTIVVNCHQQPQKLFDKRLLTHEEISNSLHKIEKLISSINPDIQLIYTVSPVRHIKDGMVENTRSKARLQEAIQQRCDHGEAYYFPSYEILMDELRDYRFYAGDMIHPNDTAVDYVWLRFRESALNPNTSKAITAIEKHQKLVYHRPKDSKAHQVQVEESRHQLLTRFPSLQI, encoded by the coding sequence ATGAAATTAACTACCTCTTTTGAGATTGATAAAATCGCCAGACCCATTGACCACAACAGTCAAGTGGTCCTGCTGGGCAGTTGCTTTGCGCAGCACATAGGAGATAAACTTAGTTACAATGCATTCCAGTCGGTAGTGAATCCTTTTGGGGTAATTTTCAATCCGCATAGTATTGCGGTATTGGTGGAGAAGTCACTAAAAGGTGATTTTAAAATGGATGATGTGGCTGGGAAATTCAGCTATCTCGCTCATTCTGATCTTAATGGTGAAAGTAGCAATGAAACGCTAGAGAATTTGAAAAGAGCTGGAAATATCTTAAAAAATCAGCTTTCTAAAGCTTCTCATTTGATCATTACATTGGGCACTTCTTGGATTTACGAACTCAAGGAAAGTAGCACTATCGTGGTCAACTGTCACCAACAACCTCAGAAGCTTTTTGATAAAAGACTTCTTACCCACGAAGAAATAAGTAATTCGCTTCATAAAATTGAAAAATTAATTTCCTCAATAAATCCTGACATCCAGCTTATCTACACGGTTTCACCCGTGCGGCATATAAAGGATGGTATGGTTGAAAACACCCGTAGCAAGGCGCGCTTGCAGGAGGCCATTCAGCAGCGATGTGATCATGGCGAGGCATATTATTTTCCGTCCTATGAGATCCTGATGGACGAACTGCGCGACTACCGCTTCTATGCCGGTGATATGATTCATCCTAATGATACCGCTGTGGATTATGTGTGGTTACGCTTTCGCGAAAGCGCACTCAACCCAAACACCTCAAAAGCAATAACAGCTATTGAGAAACATCAAAAATTAGTTTACCACAGGCCTAAGGACTCAAAGGCACATCAGGTGCAAGTAGAAGAGTCTCGCCATCAATTACTCACTCGATTTCCATCTCTCCAAATATGA
- a CDS encoding Bax inhibitor-1 family protein, which translates to METTEYRNPSTYQPLIEVSDDTRAAFYRKTYGHVALATLLFIIIETVLLRIDPLVELMLSLTQGWKWLLVLGAFMFATNYAEKLAHTTHDKTKQYLALFLFVLAEAIIFVPLLYIAIFYMEGDYFSVINQAAIMTLALFTGLSAVVLITKKDFSFLRSFLMIGFVIAVGAIIAGMIFGFNLGLVFSVGMIVLASGTILYQTSQLVHKYSTDQYVGASLGLFASLMLLFWYIMSIFMSND; encoded by the coding sequence ATGGAAACCACAGAATATAGAAATCCTAGTACCTACCAACCGCTTATAGAAGTAAGTGATGATACCAGAGCAGCTTTTTACCGCAAGACTTACGGTCATGTTGCGCTAGCCACTTTACTATTTATCATTATTGAAACTGTTTTGTTGCGTATCGATCCATTGGTAGAACTGATGTTATCATTGACTCAAGGCTGGAAATGGCTGCTTGTTCTAGGTGCTTTCATGTTTGCGACCAACTATGCAGAAAAGCTAGCACACACTACACATGATAAAACGAAACAATATCTAGCGCTATTCCTCTTTGTACTGGCTGAAGCTATCATTTTTGTGCCACTTCTCTATATCGCTATTTTCTATATGGAAGGTGATTATTTCTCTGTTATCAATCAAGCCGCCATCATGACGCTTGCCCTATTTACGGGATTGAGCGCTGTGGTGCTTATCACTAAAAAGGACTTTTCATTTTTGCGCAGCTTCTTGATGATAGGTTTTGTCATCGCCGTTGGAGCAATCATTGCCGGGATGATTTTTGGATTCAATCTTGGATTGGTTTTTAGTGTAGGTATGATCGTTTTGGCTTCAGGAACAATTTTATATCAGACTTCGCAGTTGGTTCACAAATATTCTACAGATCAATATGTGGGCGCATCCTTGGGATTGTTTGCCTCACTGATGTTGTTATTCTGGTACATCATGAGCATTTTTATGTCAAACGACTAA
- a CDS encoding RNA polymerase sigma factor: MSQSTDQQILDLVSNPKSLDKGFRLLVKEHQQNLYWQIRKILLNHEDTDDVLQNVFIKIFRGLPKFKGDSKLSTWMFRIAYNESMTFLKRKSKIVQINSAEMQDYLVQQLEADVYFTGDEIQKQLQKALVRLPDRQREIFNMRYYDEIKFKDIAEILELSEGAVKSSYHIAAKKIEAYLKED, from the coding sequence ATGAGCCAATCTACCGACCAACAAATTCTGGATCTCGTTAGTAACCCTAAATCTTTGGATAAGGGTTTTCGTTTATTGGTGAAAGAACATCAACAAAACCTTTACTGGCAAATACGTAAGATTCTTCTCAATCATGAGGATACTGATGACGTGTTGCAGAATGTCTTTATCAAAATATTTAGAGGCTTGCCTAAGTTCAAAGGTGATAGTAAATTGAGTACCTGGATGTTTAGAATTGCCTACAATGAAAGCATGACATTTCTCAAGCGTAAATCAAAAATTGTTCAGATCAATAGCGCAGAGATGCAGGATTATCTGGTACAACAGTTGGAAGCAGATGTCTACTTTACAGGTGATGAGATTCAAAAACAACTGCAAAAAGCGCTAGTAAGGTTACCTGACCGTCAACGAGAGATTTTTAATATGAGATATTATGATGAGATCAAATTCAAGGACATTGCAGAAATATTGGAATTGAGTGAAGGTGCAGTAAAATCAAGCTATCACATTGCAGCCAAAAAGATAGAGGCCTACCTAAAAGAAGATTAA
- a CDS encoding zinc-dependent peptidase yields MPFLLIPGDTKQWLAPYGYAFVGLILLAAIAHLVLRYLQNRSDFLWYRQLISWRKLSLSRNRILQSFPFYKNLSSSYQKQFEHRVSCFIADKSFRHRHGKQVTEEQIVTISSIAVMLTFGRRNYIMDHLDTILLFDAEFESAANGVKHKGEYNPRAKVLALSWPDVVTGLKVTDDNFHLALHEFTHVIHLESERSQHIDALRYHKYHQKLLLALTDKDLRVKLEQSAYFREYAFTNQYEFMSVLTEYFFESPRVFKEEFPLLFSHLQTALLYKTDWLSGID; encoded by the coding sequence GTGCCGTTTTTACTCATTCCAGGTGATACTAAACAATGGCTGGCTCCATATGGCTATGCTTTTGTAGGTCTCATTTTATTAGCCGCCATAGCGCATCTGGTTTTGAGGTATCTACAAAACAGGAGTGATTTTCTCTGGTACAGGCAGTTGATTAGCTGGAGAAAGTTATCGCTTTCGCGAAATCGTATTCTTCAATCCTTCCCTTTCTACAAGAATCTGTCATCGAGTTATCAAAAACAGTTTGAACATCGTGTCTCTTGTTTTATAGCAGACAAATCCTTTAGACACCGACACGGTAAGCAAGTTACCGAGGAGCAGATTGTTACCATTTCTAGTATTGCAGTTATGCTAACCTTTGGGCGGCGCAATTATATCATGGATCATTTAGATACGATTCTATTATTTGATGCAGAATTTGAGAGCGCAGCAAATGGTGTGAAACATAAAGGTGAATACAACCCTAGAGCCAAAGTGCTAGCTTTATCATGGCCTGATGTCGTTACTGGATTGAAAGTTACTGATGACAATTTCCATCTCGCACTACACGAATTTACTCATGTAATTCATTTGGAAAGTGAGCGATCACAGCATATTGATGCATTGCGCTATCATAAATATCACCAAAAGTTATTGCTGGCTTTAACGGATAAAGACCTTCGAGTTAAATTGGAGCAATCGGCATATTTTAGGGAATACGCATTTACCAATCAATACGAATTCATGTCTGTATTGACGGAATATTTCTTTGAATCTCCAAGGGTGTTTAAAGAGGAGTTTCCGCTATTATTTAGTCACCTTCAAACGGCGCTTTTATACAAAACGGATTGGCTTTCTGGAATAGATTGA
- a CDS encoding DUF4230 domain-containing protein, translating to MIRRLKGIFIGVAVTLVIVLMYSYYSNRNSEQERLTAQTALIEKQVRNVSKLVVTEATYAKVYTYENTKSYGWDFYSSQKRALIISNAKVQIAYDLRKMNFQIEENEKTIRILNIPPPEIKIDPDLTYYNIDNGLTNRFEAKDFNKMKSQITKDLRGKISKSEIVNNAQNRLLSELSQVYVLTESFGWKLEYDGSTIDSSSDWTSIMD from the coding sequence ATGATACGTAGACTCAAAGGAATTTTTATAGGTGTTGCCGTCACACTGGTGATAGTACTCATGTACAGCTATTACAGCAATCGCAATAGTGAACAGGAACGACTGACCGCTCAAACTGCACTTATTGAAAAACAGGTGCGCAATGTGAGCAAACTAGTAGTGACAGAGGCTACCTATGCTAAAGTTTACACCTATGAAAACACAAAGTCATATGGATGGGACTTTTACAGCAGCCAGAAACGCGCTTTGATTATTTCAAATGCCAAAGTCCAGATCGCATACGATTTGCGCAAGATGAATTTTCAAATTGAAGAGAATGAAAAAACAATTAGGATCCTAAATATACCACCACCTGAAATCAAAATTGATCCAGATCTGACCTACTATAACATTGACAATGGATTGACCAATAGGTTTGAGGCAAAGGATTTTAATAAAATGAAAAGTCAGATCACTAAGGACCTGAGAGGTAAAATAAGTAAGAGTGAAATTGTCAACAACGCACAAAACCGACTGCTAAGCGAGCTGTCTCAAGTTTATGTACTGACTGAAAGTTTTGGTTGGAAACTGGAGTATGATGGATCTACCATCGACAGCAGTAGCGACTGGACAAGCATTATGGATTAA